Within Candidatus Eremiobacterota bacterium, the genomic segment CAACCCTGTAAACCATGAGTACGCCGCGGGCCTCCTTCTCAGGGAGGCACAGGAGGCCGGCGTGGACGAAATCCATATCGACTATGAGATAGAGCCCTGCTTCTGCCCGTACTGTGTCGCCGATTTCCAGGAGAAGCACAAGAAGGACCCGCGCGTGCTCTCTGACAAGGACAGGGACTGGCTCGTGTGGCGCTCCCGCAAGACCCGCGATTTCTTCGAGGTGCTTGCCCGCAAGTGCTACGGGAGCTTCCCCACCTTCCTCATCTCTGCCACGGCGCCCGTCATCGGCCTTCCCGGCGGCTTCACGGCCTATGGCACAGACCTGCGCTATGAGGATCTCACCCAGTATGTGGACGAGTTCCAGCCCATGATCTACCTTTCGGTGAAGACAGACCCCTCCGTTGCCGGCGACAAGTTCGCTGCCATCCAGCGCCGTGTGCTGGACAAGTATGTGGTCCCCGGCATCATTATCAACGAGGAGGGAACGATGCAGATAAAGACCAGGGACCGTCTGATGGCGGAGCTTGAAGGGCTCGCCCGCAAGGGGGCAAAAGGCATTGCTGTCTTTGAGGTTCGTTACATCAACGATGAGCTTAAGGGACTCCTGCGCGACCTTTAGCCCTCGCGGTCCAGCGCTTCCCTGATGGAGCGCACAAAGTCTCTCACGGTGCTGCAAAGCTTTTTTCTGTCGCCACGATGTTCCTCGATGATGGTGGCGAGAGCGCTTCCCACTATGACGGCATCAGCACCCGTTCCCCTGAAGAGAGCCGCATGGTCCGGCTTTGAGATGCCGAAGCCCACGGATACAGGTGTATCCGTCACTTCCCGCACTTCGTTGATTTTCCCGATGGTCCGTGCTGAGACGGAAGACCGCTCGCCCGTGACGCCCAGCACCGCCACGAGGTAGATATAGCCTGTCGTAAGGCCTGCAATGTCCCTGATGCGCTCCCGCGGTGTCGTGAGGCCCACCATGAACACTGATTCAAGATCATTTGCCGCAAGCCCCTCCATAAGAGGGGCAGCGCTCTCTGGAGGGAGATCGGCCGCCAGCACTGCATTGACGCCGCAGGCGGCGGCATTACGGCAGAAAGCCTTGATGCCATAAGCATGGATGAGGTTGTAGTAAAGAAGGAGCCCCAGGGGCACCGGTGAGAGCTTTCTCACCCTTTCTATCAGAGCAAGGCATTTTCCCGGCGTCATGCCGGCGGCGAGAGACCTTGCCGCCGAGCGCTGGAGCACGGGGCCGTCGGCGATAGGGTCGGAAAAGGGAAAGCCCAGCTCGAGGCCTTCGGCGCCTCCCTCAAGAGCTGCCGAGATAAGGGCAAGGGATGTCTTCTCGTCGGGATCTCCCAGGGTGAAGTAAGGGATAAAGGCCTTTCCGGCCCCCGGGGTCTCTCTCTTTTCCAGCAGATACCGGCGGAATCCCATAGGTCACCTCTTCATGGCAAAATAGCTATCCAGGTCCTTGTCGCCTCTCCCCGAGAGGTTGATGAGCATAAGGGAGCCCCTGTGCTCCCCTGCCGCGGCAAAGGCCGAAGCGAGGGCATGGGCAGGCTCAAGGGCAGGGATAATCCCCTCAAGGAGCGAGAGCGTCTCGAAGGCCTCGAGGGCCTCTTCGTCGGTCACCGTCACGTAGCGGACGCGCCCCCTGTCGCGAAGTGCGCTGTGCTCGGGTCCCACGCCGGGGTAATCAAGGCCTGCCGCCACCGAATGGGTCTCCTCAATCTGCCCGTGGGGGTCCTGGAGGAGATAGCTCAGGCTCCCGTGGAAGACCCCGGGCCGCCCGAAGGTGAGGGGGGCGCCATGATGGACACCGTCGCCTTTTCCGCCGGGCTCGACTCCCACAA encodes:
- the trpA gene encoding tryptophan synthase subunit alpha; the protein is MGFRRYLLEKRETPGAGKAFIPYFTLGDPDEKTSLALISAALEGGAEGLELGFPFSDPIADGPVLQRSAARSLAAGMTPGKCLALIERVRKLSPVPLGLLLYYNLIHAYGIKAFCRNAAACGVNAVLAADLPPESAAPLMEGLAANDLESVFMVGLTTPRERIRDIAGLTTGYIYLVAVLGVTGERSSVSARTIGKINEVREVTDTPVSVGFGISKPDHAALFRGTGADAVIVGSALATIIEEHRGDRKKLCSTVRDFVRSIREALDREG